The following are encoded together in the Lactuca sativa cultivar Salinas chromosome 1, Lsat_Salinas_v11, whole genome shotgun sequence genome:
- the LOC111909917 gene encoding root allergen protein has product MAVITSEFEIASSLPASKFFNAYRDFNNIAPKVDPETYKTLVDIEGDGGAGTIRDISFGDGVPFTNGKLKLDVVDSNNFSIIYTIFEGDILMGQLDSMTHHVKFIPSPDGGCVYKPTVVYNCKGETQLPEEALNMVKEGFKKTFNAIEGFIHANPQTY; this is encoded by the exons ATGGCAGTTATAACTTCTGAGTTCGAGATTGCATCTTCCCTCCCAGCTTCCAAATTTTTCAATGCCTATCGCGACTTTAACAACATTGCACCAAAGGTCGATCCAGAAACATACAAAACCCTAGTGGACATCGAAGGTGATGGAGGCGCTGGAACTATCAGGGACATCTCTTTTGGCGATG GCGTCCCATTTACAAATGGAAAGTTGAAACTTGACGTTGTAGATAGCAACAACTTTAGTATTATATACACAATCTTTGAAGGAGACATCTTGATGGGACAACTAGATTCGATGACTCATCATGTGAAGTTTATACCTTCACCTGATGGAGGATGTGTATACAAGCCTACCGTTGTGTATAATTGTAAAGGTGAAACTCAGCTTCCGGAGGAAGCTCTCAATATGGTAAAAGAAGGATTCAAAAAAACTTTCAACGCGATTGAGGGTTTTATCCATGCAAATCCTCAAACTTATTGA